From a single Alloactinosynnema sp. L-07 genomic region:
- a CDS encoding sensor histidine kinase codes for MAGDTVIAMLFVVLELPSLFIDFDAAAAWAYWLVGIGLLAPLVIRRQNPMLSAYLILLAGFAQLVTHGQTQVTDPMADVRVRVADFALGISLYTLVTYVGRKQALLYLVWLGIGTTAWAIWRISFPDAILPLLVIVVIFALCWVLGEFTGARKAYHVEVEARLALLETERDQQARIAVGEERARIARELHDVVAHAVSVIVVQADGAAYAVRSNPEMAERAVNTISATGREALTELRRLLGVLRDDGADSDRAPQPGTQSISDLAERVRAVGVPVQLDLAGDLDDLPTGVSLGIYRIVQEALTNTIKHAGPGATASVNVARVGDRVELDITDRGSGKALANVVGGNGLIGMRERANVFGGTLQAGPEPGGGWRVRAVLPVSGN; via the coding sequence GTGGCGGGCGACACCGTGATCGCGATGCTGTTCGTCGTGCTGGAGCTGCCTTCGCTCTTCATCGACTTCGACGCCGCGGCGGCGTGGGCGTACTGGCTGGTCGGCATCGGGCTGCTCGCCCCGCTGGTCATCCGGCGGCAGAACCCGATGCTCTCGGCGTACCTGATCCTGCTGGCCGGGTTCGCCCAGCTCGTCACCCACGGCCAGACCCAGGTCACCGACCCCATGGCCGACGTGCGGGTGCGCGTCGCCGACTTCGCGCTGGGCATCTCGCTCTACACCCTGGTCACCTACGTCGGCCGCAAGCAGGCGCTGCTCTACCTGGTGTGGCTCGGGATCGGCACCACGGCGTGGGCGATCTGGCGGATCAGCTTCCCCGACGCGATCCTGCCGCTGCTGGTGATCGTGGTGATCTTCGCGCTGTGCTGGGTCCTCGGCGAGTTCACCGGCGCCCGCAAGGCCTATCACGTGGAGGTCGAGGCCAGGCTCGCCCTGCTGGAGACCGAGCGCGACCAGCAGGCCCGCATCGCCGTCGGCGAGGAACGCGCCCGCATCGCCCGCGAACTGCACGACGTCGTCGCGCACGCGGTCAGCGTGATCGTCGTGCAAGCCGACGGCGCGGCGTACGCGGTGCGGTCCAACCCGGAGATGGCCGAGCGCGCGGTCAACACCATCTCGGCGACCGGCCGCGAGGCCCTCACCGAACTCCGCCGCCTCCTCGGCGTCCTGCGCGACGACGGTGCCGACTCCGACCGGGCCCCACAGCCAGGCACCCAGTCGATCTCCGACCTGGCCGAACGGGTGCGCGCGGTGGGCGTGCCGGTCCAGCTGGACTTGGCAGGCGACCTCGACGACCTGCCCACCGGCGTGAGCCTGGGCATCTACCGGATCGTCCAGGAGGCCCTGACCAACACGATCAAACACGCTGGCCCCGGCGCCACGGCGTCGGTCAACGTGGCGCGGGTCGGCGACCGGGTCGAACTCGACATCACCGACCGCGGCTCGGGAAAGGCGCTGGCGAACGTGGTCGGCGGCAACGGCCTGATCGGCATGCGGGAACGGGCGAACGTCTTCGGCGGAACCCTGCAAGCGGGCCCCGAACCGGGCGGCGGCTGGCGGGTCCGCGCGGTCCTGCCGGTCTCCGGGAACTGA
- a CDS encoding nitric oxide synthase oxygenase: MTALRDDVLPLPRAIPHTTDSVADLEQEAAHFLRLYHAARPKAGAVHERMAKVRAEIAATGTYRHTQAELAFGARVALRDSGWCPSAVPWRGLLVRDLRAVRDADTVVAECGKHLRTAGLGGQVRPTVTVFAPDTPWRRGPRIRNDQLVRYAGYRGVPDGDIGDRRYTDFTTVVGKLGWRPPLTRGAFDRLPLVVETDDEGITLHTLPSEVVREVALVHPTLPWFAELGLRWHAVPVISNQRLHIGGIDYPAAPYNGVYLCRAIGEDVIADDSAYGLARVIAARLGLDTASERTLWRDRVAVECNRAVLHSFDAAGVTVEHSAEAYASPASSHGRPAFLRQR; this comes from the coding sequence GTGACCGCACTGCGCGACGACGTCCTGCCCCTGCCCCGCGCGATCCCGCACACCACCGACTCCGTAGCGGACCTCGAACAAGAGGCCGCGCACTTCCTGCGCCTGTACCACGCCGCCCGGCCCAAAGCGGGCGCCGTCCACGAGCGGATGGCCAAGGTGCGCGCCGAGATCGCGGCCACCGGCACCTACCGCCACACCCAGGCCGAGCTGGCCTTCGGCGCCCGCGTGGCGCTGCGCGACAGCGGCTGGTGCCCCAGCGCGGTGCCGTGGCGCGGCCTGCTGGTGCGCGACCTGCGCGCCGTGCGCGACGCCGACACCGTGGTCGCCGAGTGCGGCAAGCACCTGCGGACCGCGGGCCTGGGCGGCCAGGTCCGCCCCACGGTCACCGTCTTCGCCCCCGACACGCCGTGGCGGCGCGGCCCGCGCATCCGAAACGACCAGCTCGTGCGCTACGCGGGCTATCGCGGCGTGCCCGACGGGGACATCGGCGACCGCCGCTACACCGACTTCACCACCGTCGTGGGCAAGCTCGGCTGGCGCCCGCCGCTGACCAGGGGCGCCTTCGACCGGCTGCCCCTGGTCGTGGAGACCGACGACGAGGGCATCACCCTGCACACGCTGCCCAGCGAAGTCGTGCGCGAGGTCGCCTTGGTCCACCCGACGCTGCCTTGGTTCGCCGAGCTGGGCCTGCGCTGGCACGCCGTGCCGGTGATCAGCAACCAGCGGTTGCACATCGGCGGCATCGACTACCCCGCCGCGCCGTACAACGGCGTCTACCTGTGCCGCGCGATCGGCGAGGACGTCATCGCCGACGACTCCGCCTACGGGCTGGCGCGGGTGATCGCCGCCCGGCTCGGCCTCGACACCGCCAGCGAGCGCACCCTGTGGCGCGACCGGGTCGCCGTCGAGTGCAACCGCGCGGTGCTGCACTCGTTCGACGCGGCCGGGGTCACCGTCGAACACTCGGCCGAGGCCTACGCGTCACCCGCGTCGTCCCACGGCAGACCGGCGTTCCTCCGCCAGCGTTAA
- a CDS encoding ABC transporter ATP-binding protein, whose translation MIEAVGLTKRYGKTLAVDNLSFSVPTGRVTGFLGPNGAGKSTTMRMILGLDAPTGGSALIDGQHYRDLHHPLRTVGALLDAKWVHPNRSARAHLQWMAKSNKISAKRVDEVLDLVGLTSVASKRAGGFSLGMSQRLGIAAALLGDPQVLLFDEPVNGLDPEGILWIRKFMHRLADEGRTVFVSSHLLSEMALTAQELVVIGRGKLIMQTSTEDFVAQATENTVRVRSPHLSALRTALGRTGVGLRDEGESLIVSGMDCADIGELAASTGAVLHELSPQRGSLEEAFMQLTGDSVEYHTDLTDNAALVGAGK comes from the coding sequence ATGATCGAGGCAGTCGGCCTCACCAAGCGGTATGGGAAGACCCTCGCCGTGGACAACCTGTCGTTCAGCGTGCCGACGGGCCGGGTAACCGGCTTCCTCGGCCCGAACGGCGCGGGCAAGTCCACGACGATGCGGATGATCCTGGGACTGGACGCGCCGACCGGGGGCTCGGCGCTCATCGACGGGCAGCACTACCGCGACCTGCACCACCCGCTGCGCACCGTCGGCGCCTTGCTCGACGCCAAGTGGGTGCACCCCAACCGCTCCGCGCGGGCGCACCTGCAGTGGATGGCCAAGTCCAACAAGATCTCCGCCAAGCGCGTCGACGAGGTCCTCGACCTGGTCGGCCTCACCTCCGTGGCGAGCAAGCGCGCGGGCGGCTTCTCCCTCGGCATGTCCCAGCGCCTCGGCATCGCCGCCGCGCTGCTGGGCGACCCGCAGGTGCTGCTGTTCGACGAGCCGGTCAACGGTCTGGACCCCGAGGGCATCCTTTGGATCCGCAAGTTCATGCACCGCCTGGCCGACGAGGGCCGCACGGTCTTCGTCTCCAGCCACCTGCTCTCCGAGATGGCGCTGACCGCGCAGGAACTCGTCGTCATCGGCCGCGGCAAGCTCATCATGCAGACCAGCACCGAGGACTTCGTGGCCCAGGCCACCGAGAACACCGTCCGCGTCCGCAGCCCGCACCTGTCGGCGCTGCGCACCGCGCTCGGCCGCACCGGGGTCGGACTGCGCGACGAGGGCGAGAGCCTGATCGTGTCCGGGATGGACTGCGCCGACATCGGCGAGCTGGCCGCCTCCACCGGCGCCGTGCTGCACGAGCTGAGCCCGCAGCGCGGTTCGCTGGAAGAGGCGTTCATGCAGCTGACCGGCGACTCCGTGGAGTACCACACCGATCTGACCGACAACGCGGCTCTCGTCGGCGCGGGGAAGTGA
- a CDS encoding ABC transporter permease, with protein MTLLAVERIKLFTTRSPWWSTLAALAVTVGFAALMAGTAETEIPMTVAASQFGYSFGLVVVMVMAALAVTTEYRFSTIRATFQAIPNRTAALLAKTVVVALLAAVIGELAAFGSWGVASLISPADLAINTAFEWRAVAGVGLVYALAGIVSVAVGILIRHSAGAISLLLIYTQLVESLISFIPEVGDDIHKWLPFNLANHFLTGNPDLTGRPQEFGPMITDVTMNPWSALALFAGFSVVMLAGSLAVANRRDA; from the coding sequence ATGACTCTGCTCGCCGTCGAACGCATCAAGCTCTTCACTACCCGCTCGCCGTGGTGGAGCACCCTCGCCGCCCTGGCCGTCACCGTCGGCTTCGCCGCGCTCATGGCGGGCACCGCCGAGACCGAGATCCCGATGACCGTCGCGGCCTCCCAGTTCGGCTACAGCTTCGGCCTCGTAGTCGTCATGGTCATGGCCGCGCTGGCGGTCACCACCGAGTACCGGTTCTCCACGATCCGGGCGACCTTCCAGGCCATCCCCAACCGCACCGCGGCGCTGCTGGCCAAGACCGTCGTCGTCGCCCTGCTCGCCGCGGTCATCGGCGAACTGGCCGCCTTCGGCTCCTGGGGCGTCGCGTCCCTGATCAGCCCGGCCGACCTGGCGATCAACACCGCCTTCGAGTGGCGCGCTGTGGCCGGTGTCGGCCTGGTCTACGCCCTGGCCGGGATCGTCTCGGTCGCCGTGGGCATCCTGATCCGGCACTCGGCGGGCGCGATCTCGCTGCTGCTCATCTACACCCAGCTGGTCGAGTCGCTGATCTCGTTTATCCCCGAGGTGGGCGACGACATCCACAAGTGGCTGCCGTTCAACCTGGCCAACCACTTCCTCACCGGCAATCCCGATCTGACCGGCAGGCCCCAGGAGTTCGGCCCGATGATCACCGACGTGACCATGAATCCATGGTCCGCGCTGGCGCTGTTCGCCGGGTTCTCCGTGGTCATGCTGGCAGGCTCGCTGGCGGTCGCGAACCGGAGGGACGCCTGA
- a CDS encoding TetR/AcrR family transcriptional regulator, which translates to MARPKTITDQRLLDAAGEIIGRNGPGFTLAQVAAEAQVSVGTVAQRFGSKAGLLRALTTHWTGRVALDMRAAAEAHESPVDGLRAAAVVTHLGLGDAETAANHLGQLGVDLVDPVLRGLLGEHYAAMEGELRRAVVAAASDLPRAPDAVRAARVLLAVVNGVSMDWSIRPVGVLGDRLAEDVDAVIDGWRG; encoded by the coding sequence GTGGCTCGCCCCAAGACCATCACCGACCAGCGGTTACTCGACGCGGCGGGCGAGATCATCGGGCGCAATGGGCCCGGCTTCACCCTGGCCCAGGTCGCCGCCGAGGCTCAGGTCTCGGTGGGCACGGTGGCGCAGCGGTTCGGCTCGAAGGCCGGGCTGCTGCGCGCGCTGACGACCCATTGGACCGGTCGGGTCGCGCTCGACATGCGCGCGGCGGCCGAGGCGCACGAGTCGCCTGTGGACGGTCTGCGGGCGGCGGCGGTCGTCACCCACCTCGGCCTGGGCGACGCCGAGACGGCGGCCAACCACCTCGGCCAACTCGGTGTCGACCTGGTCGACCCGGTTCTGCGGGGGTTGCTGGGCGAGCACTACGCGGCGATGGAGGGCGAACTTCGCCGGGCCGTGGTCGCCGCCGCGTCGGATCTCCCGCGCGCACCGGATGCGGTTCGGGCGGCGCGGGTCTTGCTGGCGGTGGTGAACGGGGTATCGATGGACTGGTCGATCCGCCCGGTCGGTGTGCTGGGCGACCGGCTGGCGGAGGACGTGGACGCGGTAATAGACGGCTGGAGGGGATGA
- a CDS encoding transposase: MLPAEDLFVHCYVLVDDLIKDAVVVIPPRPGPAPACTDAEIITIGLVRHLMGRRSESGFVAEIRREWPRLFPSLPHISEVNRRARWLYGAYEQIRQAVLATVPADTWGQIDTSALPVKHPSRVRGPDSWTGPNELCARFGRDAAHGEWFYGFRLAVRTDLGSRLVRAWAIVPATVSERALVPDLIAGAEHLVGLLNEKGFNGRAFTKSLAAQGITNLVPPTKADRATMPATLQKIIAEWRNRVETTFRELTDTMELARHGAHTFHGLLTRTAATIAAHSIARIALPTN, translated from the coding sequence ATGTTGCCTGCTGAGGATCTGTTCGTCCACTGCTACGTCCTCGTCGATGACCTGATCAAGGATGCAGTGGTGGTCATCCCGCCGCGTCCTGGTCCGGCACCGGCCTGCACTGACGCCGAGATCATCACGATTGGGCTGGTCAGACACCTGATGGGTCGGCGCAGCGAGTCCGGATTCGTCGCCGAGATCCGCCGCGAGTGGCCACGACTGTTCCCGTCGCTGCCTCACATCAGCGAGGTGAACCGCCGCGCCCGCTGGCTCTATGGCGCCTACGAACAGATCCGCCAGGCCGTGCTCGCCACGGTCCCTGCCGACACCTGGGGTCAGATCGACACCTCCGCGCTGCCGGTCAAACACCCCAGCCGGGTCCGCGGCCCGGACTCCTGGACCGGGCCCAACGAGCTGTGCGCCCGTTTCGGCCGCGACGCCGCACACGGCGAGTGGTTCTACGGTTTCCGCCTCGCTGTGCGCACCGACCTGGGTTCGCGGCTGGTCCGAGCCTGGGCGATCGTGCCCGCGACAGTGAGCGAACGCGCACTGGTCCCCGACCTGATCGCCGGCGCCGAGCACCTCGTCGGCCTGCTCAACGAAAAAGGCTTCAACGGCCGAGCCTTCACCAAATCCCTTGCCGCACAAGGGATCACAAACCTGGTGCCGCCAACCAAGGCCGACCGCGCGACCATGCCAGCCACCCTGCAGAAGATCATCGCCGAGTGGCGCAACCGCGTGGAAACCACCTTCAGAGAACTCACCGACACCATGGAACTCGCCCGACACGGCGCTCACACCTTCCACGGCCTGCTCACCCGCACCGCCGCCACCATCGCAGCCCACAGCATCGCCCGGATCGCCCTACCGACAAACTGA
- a CDS encoding SDR family oxidoreductase: protein MIVDLKGKVAVVTGATRGCGRGIAVELGAAGATVYVTGRTTRETASPMGRKETIEETAELVSSAGGHGIPVRCDYTVLSDVDALRARISSDHGALDILVDDIWGGDLFVEFGTPFWESDLDKALGVVRNGLETHLIALHRLVPLVVGKPGGLVIEVTDGDVDDYPGPVGIPYHLVKSGVRAIGRAVADDLAAKGCTGLSVTPGYLRSEMMMEHYGVTEETWESTTVPDYRMSETPRFLGRGVVALASDPDVKRFSGKTLASWTLMREYGFTDVDGSKPDWGRWFKDVHGGGLDPASVDPAPYR from the coding sequence ATGATCGTGGATTTGAAAGGCAAGGTCGCCGTGGTGACCGGCGCGACGCGTGGCTGTGGGCGCGGGATCGCGGTGGAACTGGGCGCGGCGGGTGCGACGGTGTACGTGACGGGTCGGACCACGCGGGAGACCGCGTCTCCCATGGGACGCAAGGAAACCATCGAGGAGACCGCTGAGCTGGTCTCCTCGGCTGGGGGGCACGGTATCCCGGTCCGCTGCGACTACACGGTTCTGTCCGATGTGGACGCTCTGCGGGCTCGGATCTCGTCCGACCATGGCGCGCTGGACATCCTGGTGGACGACATCTGGGGTGGCGATCTGTTCGTGGAGTTCGGCACGCCGTTCTGGGAGTCCGATTTGGACAAGGCGCTCGGGGTCGTTCGCAATGGTCTGGAGACGCACCTGATCGCGCTGCACCGGCTGGTGCCGTTGGTGGTCGGCAAGCCTGGCGGGTTGGTCATCGAGGTGACGGACGGGGATGTGGATGACTATCCGGGTCCGGTCGGGATCCCGTATCACTTGGTGAAATCCGGCGTGCGGGCGATTGGGCGGGCGGTGGCGGACGACCTGGCCGCGAAAGGCTGCACTGGGCTTTCGGTGACGCCTGGGTATTTGCGGTCGGAGATGATGATGGAGCACTACGGGGTGACTGAGGAGACGTGGGAGTCGACCACGGTTCCCGACTATCGGATGTCGGAGACTCCGCGCTTTCTTGGGCGTGGGGTGGTGGCGCTGGCTTCGGATCCGGATGTGAAGCGGTTCTCGGGCAAGACGTTGGCCAGTTGGACTCTTATGCGGGAATACGGGTTCACTGACGTCGACGGCAGCAAGCCGGACTGGGGGCGGTGGTTCAAGGACGTTCATGGGGGTGGGCTGGACCCGGCATCGGTGGATCCGGCGCCGTATCGGTAG
- a CDS encoding ABC transporter permease: protein MTLLAVERIKLFSTRSPWWSIVAALGLTIGFTALSVGTKDAGFPVTMGETQFGRMFGLMVVMVMAALAVTTEYRFSTIRTTFQAIPNRSAALLAKTAVVGLLAAVIGEVAAFGSWGIANLLQPAADLGIHTAADWRLIAGTGLVYGLGAVLAVAVGTLIRQSAGAVSVLLIWPLLVETLVQLIPKVGQDIAWRMPFTNANEFVAGPSPDAPFSPWVSLAYFAGTVGVFLAAALVVASKRDA, encoded by the coding sequence ATGACGCTGCTCGCGGTCGAGCGCATCAAGCTGTTCAGCACCCGCTCGCCGTGGTGGAGCATCGTCGCGGCGCTGGGCCTGACGATCGGTTTCACGGCGCTGAGCGTCGGCACCAAGGACGCGGGCTTCCCCGTCACAATGGGCGAGACCCAGTTCGGCCGGATGTTCGGGCTGATGGTGGTCATGGTGATGGCCGCGCTGGCCGTCACCACCGAGTACCGGTTCTCCACGATCCGCACGACGTTCCAGGCTATCCCCAACCGCAGCGCGGCCCTGCTGGCCAAGACCGCGGTCGTGGGTCTGCTGGCCGCGGTCATCGGTGAGGTCGCCGCGTTCGGCTCGTGGGGCATCGCCAACCTGTTGCAGCCCGCCGCCGACCTGGGCATCCACACCGCGGCGGACTGGCGGCTGATCGCGGGCACCGGCCTGGTCTACGGCCTCGGCGCGGTACTCGCGGTCGCGGTCGGCACGCTGATCCGGCAGTCGGCCGGCGCGGTCTCGGTGCTGCTGATCTGGCCGCTGCTGGTCGAGACGCTGGTCCAGCTCATCCCCAAGGTGGGCCAGGACATCGCCTGGCGGATGCCGTTCACCAACGCCAACGAGTTCGTTGCGGGGCCGTCGCCGGACGCGCCGTTCAGCCCGTGGGTCTCGCTGGCGTACTTCGCCGGGACCGTTGGGGTCTTCCTGGCCGCCGCGCTGGTCGTCGCGTCGAAGCGGGACGCGTAG
- the trmB gene encoding tRNA (guanosine(46)-N7)-methyltransferase TrmB: MTVGQGKAWDRRWDELGKQVPQLPPGPIDLDSWFGRSAPVLLEIGSGMGETTSQLAKAAPELNYLAVEVYQPGLAQLMLRAEALELTNLRLLRGDAVVLLGEHIPVGSLAGVRIFFPDPWPKKKHHKRRLVQPEFIALVASRLAPGATIHLATDWENYAEQMLEVLSAEPTLRNRYDDWAPRPDWRPVTKFESRAREEGRISRDLIFERVND, from the coding sequence ATGACCGTGGGCCAGGGCAAGGCGTGGGACCGGCGCTGGGACGAGCTGGGCAAGCAGGTTCCCCAGCTGCCGCCCGGCCCGATCGACCTCGACTCCTGGTTCGGCCGGTCGGCGCCGGTGCTGCTGGAGATCGGGTCCGGCATGGGCGAGACCACCTCGCAGCTGGCCAAGGCGGCCCCGGAGCTGAACTACCTCGCCGTCGAGGTCTACCAGCCGGGCCTGGCCCAGCTGATGCTGCGCGCGGAGGCCCTGGAGCTGACCAACCTGCGGCTGCTGCGCGGCGACGCGGTCGTGCTGCTCGGCGAGCACATCCCGGTCGGGTCGCTGGCCGGTGTGCGCATCTTCTTCCCGGATCCGTGGCCGAAGAAGAAGCACCACAAGCGGCGGCTGGTCCAGCCCGAGTTCATCGCCTTGGTCGCCTCCCGGCTCGCGCCCGGCGCGACCATCCACCTGGCCACCGACTGGGAGAACTACGCCGAGCAGATGCTCGAAGTGCTCTCGGCCGAGCCGACGCTGCGCAACCGGTACGACGACTGGGCGCCGCGGCCGGACTGGCGGCCGGTGACAAAGTTCGAGTCCCGGGCCCGCGAAGAGGGACGGATCAGCCGGGATCTGATCTTCGAACGAGTGAATGATTGA
- a CDS encoding response regulator transcription factor — translation MIRVVLVDDQELMRVGFRMVLGAQEDMEVVGEAGDGRAAIELAEKLRPDVVLMDVRMPVLDGVEATRVITEAGTSKVLVMTTFDLDEYALSALRCGASGFLLKDTPPSHLVSALRSVASGDAVVSPSVTRRLLDRFLGPGGGEPRDATVLEALTEREREVLVLIAHGLSNTEIARKLFLSEATVKTHVGRVLAKLELRDRVQAVVLAYETGLVRPGDA, via the coding sequence GTGATCAGGGTTGTGCTTGTCGATGATCAGGAACTGATGCGCGTCGGCTTCCGCATGGTGCTCGGCGCCCAAGAGGACATGGAGGTCGTCGGCGAAGCAGGCGACGGCCGCGCCGCCATCGAGCTGGCCGAGAAACTCAGGCCCGATGTGGTGCTGATGGACGTACGCATGCCGGTGCTGGACGGGGTCGAGGCCACCCGGGTGATCACCGAGGCAGGCACGTCAAAGGTCCTGGTCATGACCACCTTCGACCTGGACGAGTACGCGTTGTCGGCCCTGCGCTGCGGAGCGAGCGGTTTCCTCCTCAAGGACACCCCGCCATCCCACCTGGTCTCGGCGTTGCGATCGGTGGCCAGCGGCGACGCGGTGGTCTCTCCCAGCGTCACACGACGGCTGCTAGACCGATTCCTAGGTCCGGGCGGCGGCGAACCCCGAGACGCAACGGTCCTGGAAGCACTGACCGAGCGGGAACGCGAGGTCCTGGTCCTGATCGCCCACGGCCTCTCCAACACAGAAATCGCCCGCAAACTGTTCTTGTCAGAGGCAACGGTGAAAACGCACGTCGGCCGAGTCCTGGCAAAACTGGAACTGCGAGACCGAGTCCAAGCAGTAGTGCTCGCCTACGAAACCGGCCTGGTCCGTCCAGGAGACGCATAA
- a CDS encoding dynamin family protein gives MSEQHLAGPLSAAVANLCQRLQPQVSARTAAGFREVLRRLSAPLQVAVAGRIKSGKSTLVNALIGRRVAPTDVGECTRLVTRFQYGTVDRVELVFFDGTKQVLPFDVGGMIPNDLEVDFDKVSHLEAYLTNAVLRDLTVIDTPGLGSLDAASVKRTEQLLGAAKDKEDDSEEGSDDLDDTSRNAVAGAEAVLYVVTQGVRADDQQALAAFTAATASREAGPVNAIAVLNKADTIIPESVTGSDGDVWKAATLLAEKQAATLKPRVADVIPVIGLLAESAESGGFTSADADALRALAALDDITWETMLMSADIFTSWDCDVATGTRVKLLEKLDLYGIRTAVDAIKAEPELTAGALRRRLLDASGLAGVRSRLDAVFRARADGIKAAAALASVTALAHASGDPGERQRVHDAIEVLLAKPEAHQLRLLEALTLVTSGAVDMPEDLAEEVLRVGSSAEVGEQLGMKGRPHKELSAYALERAGWWRSFASFGATPAQSRVAHVVHRAYFLIWQQLREQAG, from the coding sequence TTGAGCGAGCAGCATCTCGCCGGACCGCTGTCGGCCGCGGTCGCCAATCTGTGCCAGCGCCTGCAGCCGCAGGTCTCGGCGCGCACGGCGGCGGGGTTCCGTGAGGTCCTGCGCAGGTTGTCCGCGCCCCTGCAGGTCGCGGTGGCGGGCCGGATCAAGTCGGGCAAGTCGACGCTGGTCAACGCCCTCATCGGGCGCCGCGTCGCGCCGACCGACGTCGGCGAGTGCACCCGGCTGGTCACCCGGTTCCAGTACGGCACGGTCGACCGGGTCGAGCTGGTCTTCTTCGACGGCACCAAGCAGGTGCTGCCCTTCGATGTCGGCGGCATGATCCCCAACGATCTTGAGGTCGATTTCGACAAGGTCTCCCACCTTGAGGCGTACCTGACCAACGCGGTCCTGCGCGACCTCACCGTCATCGACACCCCCGGCCTCGGCTCACTCGACGCCGCCTCGGTCAAGCGCACCGAGCAACTCCTGGGCGCCGCCAAGGACAAAGAGGACGACAGCGAAGAGGGCTCCGACGACCTCGACGACACCTCCCGCAACGCCGTCGCGGGCGCCGAGGCCGTGCTCTACGTCGTCACCCAGGGCGTGCGCGCCGACGACCAGCAGGCGTTGGCCGCGTTCACCGCCGCCACCGCGAGCCGCGAGGCGGGCCCGGTCAACGCGATCGCCGTGCTCAACAAGGCCGACACGATCATCCCGGAGTCGGTGACCGGCAGCGATGGCGATGTCTGGAAGGCGGCCACGCTGCTGGCCGAGAAGCAGGCCGCCACCCTCAAGCCGCGCGTCGCCGACGTCATCCCGGTGATCGGCCTGCTCGCCGAGTCCGCCGAGTCCGGCGGCTTCACCTCAGCCGACGCCGACGCCCTGCGCGCGCTGGCCGCCCTCGACGACATCACGTGGGAGACCATGTTGATGTCGGCCGACATCTTCACCAGCTGGGACTGCGACGTGGCCACGGGCACCCGGGTCAAACTGCTGGAGAAGCTCGACCTCTACGGCATCCGCACCGCCGTCGACGCGATCAAGGCCGAACCCGAGCTCACCGCGGGCGCCCTGCGCCGCAGGCTGCTCGACGCCTCCGGCCTGGCGGGCGTGCGCAGCAGGCTCGACGCGGTCTTCCGCGCCCGCGCCGACGGCATCAAGGCCGCCGCCGCGCTTGCCTCGGTCACCGCGCTGGCCCACGCCTCGGGCGACCCCGGCGAGCGCCAGCGCGTGCACGACGCCATCGAGGTCCTGCTCGCCAAGCCCGAGGCCCACCAGCTGCGCCTGCTCGAAGCCCTGACCCTGGTCACCTCCGGCGCGGTGGACATGCCGGAGGACCTGGCCGAGGAGGTCCTGCGGGTCGGCAGCAGCGCCGAGGTGGGCGAGCAACTGGGCATGAAGGGCCGACCGCACAAGGAGCTGTCGGCATACGCGCTGGAGCGGGCGGGCTGGTGGCGCTCGTTCGCCTCGTTCGGCGCCACCCCGGCGCAGAGCCGCGTCGCGCACGTCGTGCACCGCGCTTACTTCCTGATCTGGCAACAACTTCGCGAACAGGCTGGGTGA